Proteins encoded by one window of Hymenobacter sp. J193:
- a CDS encoding AAA family ATPase gives MIYTVGGIKGGSGKTTIATNLTVYLLQQGRDVILIDADDQESSTDFTSFRHQTLNGDLGYTTVKVTGRELNAQVQRLATKCDDIVIDTGGRDTVSQRSALTISHVYLVPFAPRSLDIWTLRKVENLIAEVAPFNAGLRSLTFINKADPRGTYREEAAELLRDSEYLQFLETAVGNRISFANAAASGLGVLEMKPADDKATSEIRELCASVQAAMGTSTDATKITI, from the coding sequence ATGATCTACACGGTAGGGGGCATCAAAGGAGGTAGTGGTAAGACTACTATAGCAACGAATCTAACAGTCTACTTACTTCAGCAGGGTAGAGACGTCATACTCATTGATGCAGATGACCAAGAATCATCGACAGACTTCACGTCGTTCCGCCATCAGACACTTAACGGAGACTTAGGATATACGACAGTCAAGGTAACAGGCCGGGAGCTCAACGCCCAGGTACAGCGTCTGGCTACTAAATGTGATGACATCGTTATCGATACTGGTGGTCGTGATACGGTAAGCCAACGATCCGCACTAACCATCTCCCATGTGTACCTAGTGCCCTTCGCTCCTCGCTCGCTCGACATCTGGACGTTGCGCAAAGTGGAGAACTTGATTGCTGAAGTAGCCCCTTTCAATGCTGGCCTTCGCTCGCTGACGTTTATTAATAAGGCAGATCCACGCGGTACCTACCGGGAAGAAGCCGCAGAGCTACTGCGTGACTCAGAGTACCTACAGTTTCTGGAAACGGCTGTGGGTAATCGTATATCCTTTGCTAACGCCGCCGCCTCTGGATTGGGAGTTTTGGAAATGAAGCCAGCAGATGATAAAGCTACTTCCGAGATAAGGGAGCTGTGTGCCAGTGTGCAAGCTGCTATGGGTACTTCTACAGATGCAACTAAAATCACAATCTGA